One genomic region from Harpia harpyja isolate bHarHar1 chromosome 1, bHarHar1 primary haplotype, whole genome shotgun sequence encodes:
- the SKIDA1 gene encoding LOW QUALITY PROTEIN: SKI/DACH domain-containing protein 1 (The sequence of the model RefSeq protein was modified relative to this genomic sequence to represent the inferred CDS: deleted 1 base in 1 codon) has translation MGDLKSGFEEVDGVRLGYLIIKGKQMFALSQVFTDLLKNIPRTTVHKRMDHLKVKKHHCDLEELRKLKAINSIAFHAAKCTLISREDVEALYTSCKTERVLRTKRRKISRALSTTDLRPELAPTDPFSGFWKENKLWLGLNDSPRPLLPIRRKALRPGDTALLPASHLPHIFSKYTGHSYPEIARAPCKPPVNYETAPAAGSCAPLRARRPPAARPPPAAAAARPRLPAAGPPPLPARCRRRRHGAAAAAAGALGPPGGARRPLAAPRPCRPRGAPRLPLPLPRGFGPPPPAFPESGSSDSESSCCSGRAAHDSDCGSSLSSSSEGSSEEEDEEEEEDDEEGSGASDSSEGSSEEEEEEEEEEEEEEEEEEEEEEDSTSDSDSSSVSSQVSVQSIRFRRTSFCSPPGVVHANFLYHLAAAAAAPRPPAPAPAPAEPGGLPALRGPPGGVKPELPEEWGRPGWAPAAPALRCSGGLGSCFAEIRDDRVSEITFPHSEFSNNAKSTDLTINCVAKGASSPSPKTNNAFPQQRILREARKCLPATTTHRADNNTIAARFLNNDSSSAAANSEKDSKIPHCIEFATDLPSLQTDPEEDAASPGAAAAAELHCTDTGNKALPFLHSIKIKIEDSSANDEYEPDLTTHKLKCECNDTKDEFYRVTESNNQDALLTAKEDSACTEKETTSLNPLTQSQVLSCTLGTPKPEDGEYKFGARVRKNYRTLVLGKRPVLQTPPVKPNLKSARSPRPTGKIETHEGTLDDFTVNNRRKRVASNVASAVKRPFNFMANFPCPPSLIIGNDGDLLPAYSLNTTKDSQPPHKAHPVWKWQLGGSAIPLPPSHKFRKFN, from the exons ATGGGAGACCTGAAGTCGGGTTTTGAAGAGGTGGATGGCGTGAGGCTCGGCTACCTCATcattaaaggaaagcaaatgtttgcACTCTCCCAGGTTTTTACAGACCTGCTTAAAAACATCCCGCGAACTACCGTGCACAAGCGAATGgatcatttaaaagtaaaaaagcatcACTGCGACCTGGAGGAGTTGAGGAAACTCAAAGCCATCAACTCCATCGCTTTCCACGCCGCCAAATGCACCCTGATCTCCAGAGAGGACGTGGAAGCCCTTTACACATCCTGCAAAACCGAACGGGTCCTTAGGACGAAACGGAGGAAAATAAGCCGGGCGCTGTCGACCACCGACCTCCGGCCGGAGCTCGCACCCACCGACCCCTTCTCCGGCTTCTGGAAGGAGAACAAACTTTGGCTGGGTTTGAATGACTCTCCCCGGCCCCTGCTGCCCATCAGGAGGAAAGCTTTGCGTCCGGGGGACACAGCCTTGCTACCGGCCTCTCATCTACCTCACATTTTTAGTAAATACACTGGCCACAGCTACCCAGAAATCGCTCGGGCGCCTTGCAAACCCCCCGTAAACTATGaaacggcgccggcggcgggcagctgcgcgcccctccgcgcccgccgcccgcccgccgcccgccccccgcccgccgccgccgcggcgcggccgcggctcccggccgccggccccccgcccctgcccgcccgctgccgccgccgccgccacggggcggccgccgccgccgccggcgcgcTGGGC CCCCCCGGCGGCGCCCGCCGGCCCCTGGCCGCGCCGCGGCcctgccggccccgcggcgccccgcggctgccgctgccgctgccccgcggcttcgggccgccgccgcccgccttcCCCGAGAGCGGCAGCAGCGACTCGGAGTCCAGCTGCTGCTCCGGCCGCGCCGCCCACGACTCGGACTGCGGCTCCAGCCTCTCCAGCTCCAGCGAGGGCAGCtcggaggaggaggacgaggaggaggaggaggacgacgaGGAGGGCAGCGGCGCCTCGGACTCCAGCGAGGGCAGCtcggaagaggaggaggaggaggaggaggaggaggaggaggaggaggaggaagaggaggaggaggaggaggacagcaccTCGGACTCCGACTCCAGCTCCGTCTCCAGCCAGGTCTCGGTGCAGAGCATCCGCTTCAGGCGCACCAGCTTCTGCAGCCCGCCCGGCGTGGTCCACGCCAACTTCTTGTACCATctggcggccgccgccgccgccccccggccgccggccccggccccggccccggcggagcCCGGCGGGCTGCCCGCCCTCCGCGGCCCTCCCGGCGGAGTCAAGCCGGAGCTGCCGGAGGAGTGGGGCCGCCCCGGCtgggctcccgccgccccggcgctGCGCTGCTCCGGCGGCCTGGGGAGCTGCTTCGCGGAGATAAGAGATGATAGGGTATCCGAGATCACATTCCCACACTCTGAATTTTCCAATAATGCCAAGAGTACTGACCTAACAATTAACTGTGTTGCAAAGGGGGCCTCTTCACCTAGCCCAAAGACAAACAATGCATTTCCACAACAAAGAATACTCAGAGAGGCAAGGAAATGCCTTCCAGCAACTACTACACACCGTGCAGATAACAATACAATAGCTGCTAGGTTCTTAAATAATGATTCTTCATCAGCGGCAGCAAATTCAGAGAAAGATTCCAAAATCCCTCATTGTATTGAATTTGCCACGGATTTGCCCTCTTTACAAACTGATCCTGAGGAGGATGCTGCTTCtccaggggcagcagcagcagctgagctccACTGCACTGATACAGGCAATAAGGCATTGCCATTCCTGCACAGCATTAAAATCAAAATAGAGGACAGCAGTGCGAACGACGAGTATGAGCCTGATCTTACAACACATAAGCTAAAGTGTGAGTGCAATGATACTAAGGATGAGTTTTACCGTGTGACTGAGAGTAATAACCAGGACGCTTTATTAACAGCCAAGGAAGATTCTGCATGCACTGAGAAAGAAACCACTTCCTTAAACCCGCTGACTCAGAGTCAGGTCCTCTCATGCACTTTAGGTACTCCAAAACCTGAGGATGGGGAGTATAAATTTGGAGCAAGGGTGAGAAAAAATTACAGGACACTGGTTTTGGGAAAGCGACCTGTACTGCAGACTCCTCCAGTCAAACCAAATTTGAAATCAGCTCGAAGCCCACGACCTACAGGTAAAATTGAGACACATGAAGGAACACTGGATGATTTTACAGTTAACAATAGACGCAAAAGGGTAGCCAGCAATGTAGCATCAGCAGTGAAAAGGCCATTTAATTTCATGGCAAATTTTCCCTGTCCACCATCACTAATTATTGGCAATGATGGGGATTTGTTGCCAGCTTATTCCTTAAACACCACTAAGGATTCCCAACCACCTCACAAGGCCCATCCTGTATGGAAATGGCAGCTGGGCGGTTCTGCAATACCTCTTCCACCTAGCCACAAATTCAGgaaatttaattaa